The following are from one region of the Cytobacillus firmus genome:
- a CDS encoding efflux RND transporter periplasmic adaptor subunit, protein MIWKMRLLGLGVLLFLACNVVLVFSSDKIGRTYYVDDWTAVKKQDLLETMPAEGVLAPKEEQHVYYDSATGKFNGFKVEKGDKVQPGDAIYEFSPEDITSAKEAYQIEKEKLENELVSIEKNINDLEIMRRSLAAVPSEENDQNSDKYMAQLIQKDILEKEMQKDTLESEIGKYEDLIGAAEESLLNLEAVSEIAGTVKSINHDLSNPVATIVSNEHIAEGVFSEEEVKKASEGMRVLITNVNTGKKVSGTIEKVLTYPESKPSPKKESRYAFRAVLDGEPENQSIHGEHVAMKIILNEIKGTLTVPSKAVRKSNKGSFSYMIRQDGNLEKRKVKSGITIAKTQEIKDGASAGELVLLERPPFLKSGYPFITPIEISRINKKDFKSAGKKNMLKISVRGIVAN, encoded by the coding sequence ATGATTTGGAAAATGAGATTACTGGGACTGGGTGTTCTGCTGTTTCTCGCTTGCAATGTAGTCTTGGTTTTCAGCAGCGATAAGATTGGCAGGACTTATTATGTGGATGATTGGACTGCTGTGAAGAAACAGGATTTGCTGGAAACGATGCCGGCAGAAGGAGTGCTGGCCCCAAAAGAGGAACAGCACGTATATTACGATAGTGCCACCGGAAAGTTTAATGGCTTTAAAGTGGAAAAGGGTGACAAAGTCCAGCCGGGAGATGCAATTTATGAATTTTCCCCTGAGGATATTACATCTGCTAAAGAGGCTTATCAAATAGAAAAAGAAAAGCTGGAAAACGAATTAGTAAGTATTGAAAAGAATATAAATGACCTTGAAATCATGAGAAGAAGCCTTGCGGCTGTTCCATCCGAAGAGAATGATCAGAACTCGGACAAGTATATGGCCCAGCTGATTCAAAAGGATATACTGGAAAAAGAAATGCAAAAAGACACGCTCGAAAGTGAAATTGGCAAGTATGAGGATTTAATAGGTGCAGCAGAAGAAAGCCTTTTGAACCTTGAGGCTGTTAGTGAAATAGCCGGGACGGTTAAAAGCATTAATCACGATCTGTCCAACCCAGTAGCAACCATTGTTTCAAATGAGCATATTGCCGAAGGCGTTTTTTCCGAAGAGGAAGTAAAAAAAGCTTCAGAAGGTATGCGGGTGTTGATTACGAATGTTAATACCGGTAAAAAGGTTAGCGGTACAATAGAAAAAGTGCTGACATATCCTGAATCAAAACCATCCCCCAAGAAAGAAAGCCGATATGCATTTAGGGCTGTACTGGATGGGGAACCTGAGAATCAAAGCATCCATGGAGAACATGTTGCTATGAAAATAATCTTGAATGAAATTAAAGGCACTCTGACCGTTCCGTCTAAAGCGGTGCGAAAATCCAATAAGGGTTCCTTTAGCTATATGATTAGGCAGGACGGAAATCTTGAAAAAAGAAAAGTTAAATCAGGAATTACAATTGCCAAAACACAGGAAATCAAGGATGGAGCATCAGCAGGAGAACTTGTACTATTGGAGCGGCCCCCATTCCTTAAATCGGGATATCCATTCATAACGCCGATAGAAATCAGCAGGATAAACAAGAAGGATTTTAAATCAGCCGGGAAGAAGAATATGCTGAAAATATCGGTAAGAGGAATAGTAGCGAACTAG
- a CDS encoding C40 family peptidase produces MKKQMASIAAAAILSSGFAAQASAEAYVVKKGDTLYQLSLKYSTSVPEIKKLNGLKSDNIFINQKLQLPGKVVKSESSTPAAPAKETVNTYTVQSGDTLSKIAAQHNISLNDLMKLNNLTNHLIYPGQVFKLTSNAVSSPADQKDTASSNPTPAQTAESLYAVTKGDTLSGIASRNKVTVQQIKTWNNLNSDLIFIGQKLRLGANTNGSQTGEVKESQSAASSLLAEAKKHIGVPYKWGGSTPEGFDCSGFIYYVLNKSGSKLGRYSAEGYYSRSFYIDKPQPGDLVFFENTYKQGISHMGFYLGDNQFIHASSNGIEITNLNNSYYKKHFDGFKRFY; encoded by the coding sequence GTGAAAAAACAAATGGCATCCATTGCCGCTGCAGCCATATTATCTTCCGGGTTTGCTGCACAGGCTTCTGCTGAAGCATATGTGGTGAAGAAGGGGGACACACTATATCAATTGTCCTTAAAGTACAGCACTTCTGTCCCTGAAATTAAGAAGCTGAATGGATTAAAATCAGACAATATTTTTATTAACCAAAAGCTTCAGCTGCCAGGCAAGGTAGTTAAATCCGAAAGCAGCACACCAGCTGCCCCGGCAAAAGAAACAGTCAATACATATACTGTCCAATCAGGAGATACGCTGTCGAAGATCGCTGCACAGCATAATATTTCCTTAAATGACTTAATGAAGCTGAATAATTTAACAAACCATCTGATTTACCCTGGCCAAGTCTTTAAGTTAACTTCAAATGCGGTAAGTTCTCCAGCTGACCAGAAGGATACTGCATCATCCAATCCTACTCCGGCACAAACTGCAGAAAGCCTTTATGCAGTAACAAAAGGTGATACCTTAAGCGGAATTGCATCCAGAAATAAGGTAACTGTCCAGCAGATCAAGACATGGAATAATTTGAATTCCGACTTAATTTTTATTGGACAGAAGCTGCGTCTGGGAGCAAACACAAATGGAAGTCAAACAGGAGAAGTAAAAGAGAGTCAATCAGCAGCATCGTCACTGCTGGCCGAAGCCAAGAAGCATATAGGGGTTCCCTATAAATGGGGCGGAAGCACTCCGGAAGGTTTCGATTGCAGCGGGTTTATCTACTATGTTTTGAATAAGTCAGGTTCAAAGCTGGGGAGGTATTCGGCTGAAGGCTATTACAGCCGTTCCTTTTATATAGACAAGCCGCAGCCTGGGGATTTAGTATTTTTCGAGAATACATATAAGCAGGGAATCTCTCATATGGGATTTTATTTAGGAGATAACCAATTTATCCATGCTTCATCAAATGGCATTGAAATTACCAATCTGAATAACTCTTACTACAAAAAACATTTTGATGGGTTTAAGCGATTTTATTAA
- a CDS encoding helix-turn-helix domain-containing protein has translation MDISAIGKKIKELRKSIGLSQKELAKDICTQAQISKIESGDVLPLASTLYSISKRLGVDINYFFDLGTTPRLDYVQEVAAQLKLARRKLDYMMIKEIVESEERNPLFSTNRKNLQLLLWHKAIYSYHVHHESEQAHVLADQAIALTYDKVWSEREIEIRMSKGIFFYEEGKYQEAMDTYLQAKKDLEELIFLQDDTIHSRLLYNLAKAYTKIGNYQQSILLCEEAIRSCIEKDLLFLLGELHYHIGYNHELQEQFFLARKYMSQALNVFHIQKNANYNSFIGEKISRFDSICHTSP, from the coding sequence TTGGATATTTCTGCTATTGGAAAGAAAATTAAAGAGCTCAGAAAATCTATTGGCTTATCTCAGAAGGAGCTTGCTAAGGATATTTGCACTCAGGCGCAAATCAGCAAAATTGAAAGCGGGGATGTCCTGCCTTTGGCTTCAACATTATATTCCATTTCCAAGCGTCTTGGAGTGGATATAAACTATTTCTTCGATCTCGGTACAACACCCAGGCTCGATTATGTGCAAGAAGTCGCTGCCCAGCTAAAACTGGCCAGAAGAAAGCTCGACTATATGATGATAAAAGAAATCGTTGAGAGCGAAGAAAGAAACCCGCTTTTCAGCACTAACCGAAAAAACCTTCAGCTTCTGCTCTGGCACAAAGCCATCTATTCCTATCATGTTCATCATGAATCTGAACAAGCCCACGTTCTGGCCGATCAGGCTATCGCGCTGACATATGATAAAGTCTGGTCAGAAAGAGAAATTGAAATACGCATGAGCAAAGGGATCTTCTTTTATGAGGAAGGCAAATATCAGGAAGCAATGGATACTTATCTTCAGGCTAAGAAGGATTTAGAAGAACTTATTTTTTTACAGGATGATACCATCCACAGCAGACTCCTTTATAATTTAGCCAAAGCCTATACAAAGATTGGAAACTATCAGCAATCCATTCTATTATGTGAAGAAGCTATTCGCTCCTGTATCGAGAAAGACCTTCTCTTTTTATTAGGAGAACTTCATTATCATATTGGCTACAACCATGAACTTCAGGAACAATTTTTTTTGGCCAGAAAATATATGTCTCAGGCTCTGAATGTATTTCATATTCAAAAAAACGCCAATTATAACTCTTTCATTGGGGAGAAAATTTCAAGGTTCGACAGCATCTGCCATACTTCCCCATAA
- a CDS encoding helix-turn-helix domain-containing protein: MNLSEYLIGDSLKSFRQYKNISVKELADGICSEDELLSYEREKSYPSLETLNQLANKLNIDLTYFFNIASKSSINYSTAVMQIINKYKRKWNYQAIYEIVQKELNNPIFQPAMLKQFLVWHQGISVFYLEKDFEKAINILHGALDLTNEKRENLTEREVEILTSIAILYKDTGRYEEAINLFKKALGDMEKLPHILESRGKVRVLFGLSQALTEMGDFEESLYYCEKGIEICIHEEIMYLFANLHYQSGENLIKLGQKEKGQEYILKSIYILRLQQNENFIQIVEKEMEKLLNT, translated from the coding sequence ATGAATTTAAGTGAATATTTAATTGGTGATAGTCTTAAATCGTTCCGTCAATATAAAAATATAAGTGTAAAGGAACTGGCAGACGGAATCTGTTCAGAGGATGAGCTGCTTTCATATGAACGTGAAAAGTCATACCCAAGCCTGGAAACATTAAACCAATTAGCCAATAAATTAAATATTGATCTTACCTATTTTTTTAATATCGCGTCAAAGTCATCCATTAATTATTCTACTGCTGTCATGCAAATCATAAATAAATATAAGCGGAAGTGGAATTATCAGGCCATATATGAAATTGTTCAAAAAGAATTAAATAACCCAATCTTTCAGCCTGCCATGCTAAAGCAATTCCTTGTCTGGCATCAGGGCATAAGTGTATTTTATCTGGAAAAGGATTTTGAAAAAGCGATAAATATTCTCCATGGCGCATTGGATCTAACCAATGAAAAAAGAGAGAACCTCACAGAGAGGGAAGTCGAGATTCTGACCAGTATTGCTATCTTATATAAAGATACCGGGCGATATGAAGAAGCGATTAATCTATTTAAAAAAGCGCTTGGCGATATGGAGAAGTTGCCTCATATTCTGGAATCAAGAGGGAAGGTAAGGGTTTTATTTGGGTTATCACAAGCATTAACAGAGATGGGCGATTTTGAGGAATCCTTGTACTACTGTGAAAAGGGAATAGAAATCTGCATTCATGAAGAAATAATGTACTTATTCGCAAACCTGCATTATCAATCGGGCGAAAACCTCATTAAATTAGGACAAAAAGAAAAAGGGCAGGAATATATATTAAAGTCTATCTATATTCTCCGATTGCAGCAGAATGAAAATTTTATTCAAATCGTGGAGAAAGAGATGGAAAAATTATTAAATACATGA
- a CDS encoding Ig-like domain-containing protein, with protein MKKAVEYAKYKMWLPYKEFSKTGENPGKEPVWAGTVQKLIDEAHAEKAKAQKLLDGYKGSDKAKLQATLNENAKFVQNAQEYIYARWFGDDLLGKHDWDGAVKDALAGNLEDITDQGKKGEDYTSIEDLNNLYFDFDKEINAARKQIDKVWGADNRSVLKGYFTAPAYKQHAVKLKDAAWAVHFTEKAEWWLDNSEESENFLANAKNHLETAQKHLDKVEDSELKDLVVAYFDEITERVAELEVPAVKEVSAIEDIKITEGEKVELPEKVEVTYEDDTTEEVAVTWNADEFDFSKPGTYELTGTIEGTELTASVKVVVEAALPEVVEVSAITKTDVTVTLGAAPAAELTNADASKFEVKVGSEAVSVTGVAKVATDLTGKTYKLTVALDKKEGKVAVNGKESATFDFKGPEVATVTPLSDRILEVKFSEDVNQGLAQLQANYAIVESGTANLTGVSGIQVIDAKTVRVTTSAALTDGKSYTLTVNNQQDVSANKNTNVSSSKAFTAAKDTVKPTIVSAVAKDANKIEVTLSEELKSTAITAVVKPYNTDGTLGTQYAVDSVEISGKVATITLDTASLENNKQYNVALTGGADLSDNAIADNQNTNFTGVRDDIAPLVTGQEFKDGKLTINFSEAVNNLGTEGNFYVFRSATGLPVLVNTATPSEDNKSVTLEFTTPLVSATTYSVTLTGNTTTGIYDKAITPNALRDNSVIQFTTPAAAPTKVQLSGAAQPAEAAIDGKTVVLSFNTELVKAEAENVSNYSIASVADASKTLAVTKAVYNADARTVTLTTAAQEEGTNNYEVVVAGLSNLDAAYTKARFSGEDKVAPTLTGVNALNEKTVDLEFDQVIDGDQSGATIAIVEKGTANVITKDSVEEFEKKVRLGFDAGKLVNGKTYTITVTGVVDANGNTSAAKTYDFTVREDKTAAQLTGVTVVNEGKVVLQFNEELKAAGTIGNYAIKQGTTDVSLTDLEASLNPQDKTQVVIEGADGAVAFLENGKSYTVTVTGGVKDLNDNVIGTASYTFTGVKDVVKPQLVSATATEDNKVELTFSEELAAFGDETDYLITDVNTGLPLAIDSVGPVEDNAKKVLITLDGAKTELGKQYRVYIKDEAAISDKAVVANHLDTTKRAAVFNGVDTTKVTVTGATLLDASTLKVTFSEKVNAGTVSASDFVVNGGDVSSVTVSENGESATLKLATKLTSTSVDGITFDLKTGESIADPSGNKLEKGEDPLSEGLVIADEAAPTLVSYKITDTDKITLTFSESAKAIDAVTAGNTIASIAQVYGSVIESIDDVDGKVVITTTAAISGTPTIELKAGQTVITDAAGNKYAGNDIKVLVVDQQSVDQAEAVRAFNAEVERVAGLNLVEADYTVASWTELETAITFDVTGKTTAQINEATAAITSAQEALVTKYSVAVEAFNAEVERVAGLNLVEADYTVASWTELETALAFDVTGKTVTEVEEATTAITLAHAGLVTNLSVVEEQADLVTDLVISSPAQVELPTAANDVVVTFDAANGTVAAIADNGAVTPAAAGQTETLTLNVNFTLGTAEVTKSFDVTIDENGAVSVEPTATPVV; from the coding sequence GTGAAAAAAGCTGTCGAGTATGCAAAATATAAAATGTGGCTTCCGTACAAAGAATTCTCTAAAACAGGAGAAAACCCTGGGAAAGAGCCGGTATGGGCAGGCACAGTTCAAAAGCTAATTGACGAAGCACATGCTGAAAAAGCGAAAGCGCAAAAGCTTCTTGATGGTTACAAAGGAAGCGATAAAGCAAAGCTTCAAGCTACCCTTAATGAAAATGCGAAATTCGTCCAAAATGCTCAAGAATACATCTACGCTAGATGGTTCGGAGATGACCTTCTTGGCAAGCATGACTGGGATGGCGCTGTAAAAGACGCTCTTGCTGGAAACCTTGAAGATATTACGGATCAAGGTAAAAAAGGCGAAGATTACACTTCTATTGAAGATTTAAATAACCTATACTTCGATTTCGACAAGGAAATCAATGCGGCAAGAAAGCAAATCGACAAAGTATGGGGAGCAGACAACCGCTCGGTACTTAAGGGCTACTTCACTGCACCAGCTTACAAGCAACATGCTGTAAAGCTTAAAGATGCTGCCTGGGCTGTTCATTTCACAGAAAAAGCTGAATGGTGGTTAGACAACTCTGAGGAGTCTGAAAACTTCTTGGCAAATGCTAAAAACCACTTAGAAACAGCTCAAAAGCACCTTGATAAAGTAGAAGATTCAGAGCTTAAAGATCTTGTTGTAGCATACTTCGATGAAATCACTGAAAGAGTTGCAGAACTTGAAGTTCCTGCTGTTAAAGAAGTAAGTGCAATTGAAGATATCAAGATAACTGAAGGCGAAAAAGTAGAACTTCCAGAAAAAGTTGAAGTCACTTACGAAGATGATACTACTGAAGAAGTGGCTGTAACTTGGAATGCTGATGAGTTCGACTTCTCTAAGCCAGGAACTTATGAACTAACTGGTACAATTGAAGGAACAGAACTTACTGCTTCTGTAAAGGTTGTTGTTGAGGCAGCTCTTCCTGAAGTTGTTGAGGTAAGTGCGATTACTAAAACAGATGTAACTGTTACATTAGGAGCTGCTCCAGCTGCTGAATTAACAAATGCTGATGCTTCTAAATTTGAAGTTAAAGTTGGCTCTGAGGCTGTTTCAGTTACAGGAGTTGCTAAAGTTGCTACTGACCTAACTGGCAAAACATACAAATTGACTGTTGCTCTTGACAAAAAAGAAGGCAAAGTTGCAGTTAATGGTAAAGAATCAGCAACGTTTGACTTCAAAGGACCAGAAGTTGCTACTGTAACTCCACTTTCTGATCGTATCCTAGAGGTTAAATTCTCAGAAGATGTTAACCAAGGTTTAGCACAACTTCAAGCTAACTATGCAATTGTTGAATCTGGTACAGCTAACCTAACAGGTGTGAGCGGTATTCAGGTAATCGATGCTAAAACTGTACGCGTTACAACAAGTGCTGCGTTAACTGACGGAAAGAGCTACACATTAACAGTTAATAACCAACAAGACGTTTCAGCTAATAAAAACACAAATGTTTCATCTTCCAAAGCATTTACAGCTGCAAAAGATACAGTTAAACCAACAATCGTATCTGCAGTAGCTAAAGATGCTAACAAAATTGAAGTGACTTTAAGCGAAGAGTTAAAGTCAACTGCAATTACAGCAGTCGTTAAGCCTTATAACACTGATGGTACTCTTGGTACTCAATATGCAGTTGATTCTGTTGAAATAAGTGGCAAAGTAGCAACAATCACTTTAGATACAGCATCTCTAGAGAATAACAAGCAGTACAATGTTGCTCTAACTGGTGGAGCAGATTTATCTGATAATGCTATTGCAGATAATCAAAATACCAATTTCACTGGAGTAAGAGATGATATCGCTCCTCTTGTTACTGGACAAGAATTTAAAGATGGTAAATTAACAATCAACTTTAGTGAGGCAGTAAATAACTTGGGTACAGAAGGTAACTTCTATGTGTTCAGATCTGCAACAGGTCTTCCTGTATTAGTAAATACTGCTACACCAAGTGAAGATAATAAATCCGTTACTTTGGAATTCACTACTCCATTAGTTTCTGCAACAACTTATTCAGTAACATTAACTGGAAACACTACTACTGGAATCTACGATAAAGCAATTACACCAAATGCTTTAAGAGATAATTCAGTAATCCAATTTACTACACCAGCTGCTGCACCAACAAAAGTTCAATTATCAGGAGCTGCTCAGCCTGCTGAAGCTGCGATTGATGGTAAGACAGTTGTACTTTCTTTCAATACAGAATTGGTGAAAGCTGAAGCTGAAAATGTGAGCAATTACTCAATCGCTTCAGTTGCTGATGCTTCTAAAACTCTTGCAGTTACTAAAGCTGTTTATAATGCAGATGCAAGAACAGTAACTTTGACTACTGCAGCACAAGAAGAAGGTACAAATAACTATGAAGTAGTTGTAGCAGGTTTATCAAACCTTGACGCAGCATATACAAAAGCTAGATTTAGCGGTGAAGATAAAGTTGCTCCAACTTTAACTGGTGTTAATGCGCTAAATGAAAAAACTGTAGACCTTGAATTTGATCAAGTTATTGATGGAGACCAATCTGGTGCTACGATTGCAATCGTTGAAAAAGGAACTGCAAATGTAATTACTAAAGATTCAGTAGAAGAGTTTGAAAAGAAGGTTCGCCTAGGCTTTGACGCTGGAAAATTAGTAAATGGAAAAACTTACACAATTACTGTAACAGGTGTTGTGGATGCAAACGGTAATACTTCTGCAGCAAAAACTTATGACTTCACTGTACGTGAAGACAAAACTGCTGCACAACTTACTGGCGTAACAGTTGTTAATGAAGGAAAAGTTGTTCTTCAGTTCAATGAAGAATTGAAAGCTGCTGGTACAATCGGTAACTATGCAATTAAACAAGGTACTACTGATGTAAGTCTTACTGACTTAGAAGCGTCCCTGAACCCGCAAGATAAAACACAAGTTGTTATCGAAGGTGCTGATGGTGCTGTAGCATTCTTAGAAAATGGTAAATCATATACTGTAACTGTAACAGGTGGCGTTAAAGATCTTAACGATAATGTTATAGGTACTGCGAGCTATACATTCACAGGGGTTAAAGATGTTGTAAAACCTCAATTAGTCAGTGCTACTGCTACCGAAGATAATAAGGTAGAATTAACTTTCAGTGAAGAACTTGCTGCATTCGGTGATGAAACTGATTACCTAATCACAGATGTAAACACTGGATTACCACTAGCTATTGATTCTGTAGGACCGGTTGAGGATAATGCTAAGAAAGTTCTAATCACTTTAGATGGTGCTAAAACAGAACTTGGTAAGCAGTATCGAGTATACATTAAAGATGAGGCAGCTATTTCTGACAAAGCAGTGGTAGCAAATCACCTTGACACAACTAAACGTGCAGCAGTATTTAATGGTGTAGATACTACTAAAGTGACAGTAACTGGTGCAACTTTATTGGATGCAAGCACTCTAAAAGTGACATTCAGTGAAAAAGTTAATGCTGGAACAGTATCTGCTTCAGACTTCGTAGTTAACGGTGGAGATGTTTCTTCCGTAACAGTTTCCGAAAATGGTGAATCTGCTACATTGAAACTAGCTACTAAATTGACTTCGACCTCTGTTGATGGTATCACTTTCGATTTGAAAACTGGTGAATCAATTGCTGACCCATCTGGTAACAAGTTAGAAAAAGGTGAAGATCCACTTAGCGAAGGGTTAGTAATCGCTGACGAGGCTGCACCAACATTAGTATCTTACAAAATTACTGATACTGATAAAATTACTTTAACTTTCTCTGAATCTGCAAAAGCAATTGATGCAGTGACAGCTGGAAATACAATTGCTTCAATTGCTCAGGTTTATGGTAGCGTTATTGAGTCTATTGATGATGTCGATGGTAAAGTTGTTATCACAACAACAGCGGCTATTTCTGGAACTCCTACTATTGAGCTTAAAGCTGGTCAAACTGTAATTACTGATGCAGCTGGTAACAAGTATGCTGGAAATGACATTAAGGTATTAGTTGTTGACCAACAATCTGTTGACCAAGCTGAAGCAGTACGTGCATTTAACGCAGAAGTAGAACGCGTTGCAGGATTAAATCTAGTTGAAGCAGACTATACAGTAGCTAGCTGGACTGAATTAGAAACTGCCATAACTTTTGATGTAACAGGTAAAACTACAGCACAAATTAATGAGGCTACAGCAGCAATCACTTCCGCACAGGAAGCATTAGTAACAAAATACTCTGTAGCTGTGGAAGCATTTAACGCAGAAGTAGAACGCGTTGCAGGATTAAATCTAGTTGAAGCAGACTATACAGTAGCTAGCTGGACTGAATTAGAAACTGCCTTAGCTTTTGATGTAACAGGTAAAACTGTAACAGAAGTTGAAGAAGCTACAACGGCAATCACATTAGCACATGCAGGTTTAGTTACTAACTTATCAGTAGTAGAAGAACAAGCTGATCTAGTGACAGATTTAGTTATTTCTAGTCCAGCCCAAGTTGAATTGCCAACTGCTGCTAATGATGTAGTGGTAACATTCGATGCTGCTAATGGTACAGTCGCAGCTATTGCTGATAATGGTGCTGTAACACCTGCAGCTGCTGGACAAACAGAAACTCTTACTTTAAATGTTAACTTTACATTAGGTACTGCTGAAGTAACAAAATCATTTGATGTAACAATTGATGAGAATGGTGCAGTTTCTGTAGAACCAACAGCTACACCGGTTGTATAA
- the ltrA gene encoding group II intron reverse transcriptase/maturase, with the protein MSESKGKQDLRAGGESTKKRKWYSLMDKIWSLPNLEQAFKEVKKNRGSHGVDKVTIKDFESKLEHNLRVLQQSLKDRTYRSRPVRRVYIPKADGTQRPLGIPTVQDRIVQSAVKQKLEPIFERKFLECSYGFRPDKSAHMAIENIREDLMDGYTYVIDADIKSYFDTISHERLIQLIREEMVDGSVLALLKQFLTSGIMEGGIVHESKHGSPQGGVISPLLANIYLHPLDELMITRGHRLTRYADDFVICCKSRKGAERVLNSVRKLLEDELGLIMHPDKTKIVDNLKEPFTFLGYTFYGGYVHKPSDKAVKKFKGEVKKITRRNLTVNMEEFIKHKVNPVIRGWGRYFGIGFSASLFRELDKWIRRRLRMIQLRSWKKIAKLHKELRRKKWKGELPGLRMTRWRSSLTKPIHTVMPNEWFRERKLVFLTDIYKNLHPQRG; encoded by the coding sequence ATGAGTGAATCTAAAGGAAAGCAAGACTTGCGTGCAGGTGGAGAGTCGACTAAGAAAAGAAAATGGTATAGTCTCATGGATAAAATCTGGTCTCTTCCTAACCTTGAACAAGCATTTAAGGAAGTAAAGAAAAACCGAGGTTCGCATGGTGTGGACAAAGTAACCATAAAGGACTTCGAAAGCAAGCTGGAACACAACTTAAGAGTGCTTCAGCAATCTTTAAAGGACCGAACTTATCGGTCCAGACCAGTCCGAAGAGTCTATATACCAAAAGCAGATGGAACACAAAGACCGTTAGGTATTCCTACCGTGCAAGACAGAATTGTCCAATCTGCTGTAAAGCAAAAACTGGAACCCATCTTTGAAAGGAAGTTTCTGGAGTGCAGTTATGGGTTTCGTCCAGACAAGAGTGCCCACATGGCGATTGAAAATATCCGAGAAGATTTAATGGACGGCTACACGTACGTGATTGACGCAGACATTAAGTCTTACTTTGACACTATTTCTCATGAGAGGCTTATCCAATTAATCAGAGAAGAAATGGTCGATGGCAGTGTACTAGCGTTACTAAAACAATTTCTTACTTCGGGAATAATGGAAGGTGGAATTGTTCATGAAAGCAAACATGGAAGCCCTCAGGGTGGAGTGATTAGTCCCCTTCTGGCTAATATTTACCTTCATCCACTGGATGAACTGATGATAACTAGAGGGCATCGTCTAACTAGGTATGCAGATGACTTTGTCATATGCTGCAAATCCCGAAAAGGTGCAGAGAGAGTTTTGAATTCCGTTAGAAAGCTTTTGGAAGACGAACTTGGGCTAATTATGCATCCTGATAAAACAAAGATTGTCGATAACCTAAAAGAGCCATTCACATTCCTTGGTTACACGTTCTATGGAGGGTATGTGCATAAACCTTCCGATAAAGCCGTAAAGAAATTCAAGGGGGAAGTGAAAAAGATAACAAGGAGAAACCTTACGGTAAATATGGAGGAATTCATCAAACATAAGGTAAACCCTGTTATCCGAGGCTGGGGAAGATACTTTGGAATAGGGTTTTCAGCATCGCTTTTTAGAGAATTGGATAAGTGGATCAGAAGAAGACTGAGGATGATTCAGCTGAGAAGCTGGAAGAAAATCGCTAAGCTGCACAAAGAATTGAGAAGAAAGAAATGGAAGGGTGAACTTCCGGGGCTAAGGATGACTAGGTGGCGTAGTTCTTTAACAAAACCTATTCATACTGTAATGCCTAACGAGTGGTTCAGAGAAAGGAAATTAGTCTTTCTTACAGATATCTATAAGAACCTGCATCCCCAACGGGGATAA
- a CDS encoding nuclease-related domain-containing protein — protein sequence MKFITNLFIKKTKPQEISKPKESQKHKKNEEVAVRKGVLGEYKIDIQLSQLPKSYRYINDLFIKNPKSITGYSQIDHVLITPYTIFVIETKNYQGTIYGQKGQKNWLINGKFKMISPLVQNYGHIECLKSILNKKYHESFISLVSFTKRCTLKIDTELRHISSNELVIYDVELSEYINRKMAVLKLIQTEPLLTDTDIATIYHSLLKENIEDIAERQKHNNILSQLKDRVNEKESEHSKCCICNKVVSQKVKNFCLSNQKFKGEIYCYDHQKHSIS from the coding sequence TTGAAATTTATAACGAATCTGTTTATCAAGAAGACTAAGCCGCAAGAAATTAGCAAACCGAAGGAAAGTCAAAAACATAAAAAAAATGAAGAAGTTGCGGTAAGAAAAGGTGTTCTTGGTGAATACAAAATAGATATTCAGTTATCCCAACTTCCTAAGAGCTATCGGTACATAAACGATTTATTCATAAAGAATCCGAAATCCATAACAGGTTATTCCCAAATAGACCATGTGTTAATTACGCCTTATACCATCTTCGTTATAGAAACAAAGAACTATCAAGGCACCATTTACGGCCAAAAGGGACAAAAAAATTGGCTTATTAATGGCAAGTTCAAAATGATAAGCCCATTGGTGCAGAATTATGGTCATATAGAGTGTTTAAAATCTATTCTAAATAAGAAATATCACGAATCATTTATATCGTTAGTGTCTTTTACCAAGAGATGTACACTTAAAATTGATACTGAGCTAAGACATATTTCTTCGAATGAATTAGTTATTTATGACGTAGAACTGTCTGAGTACATAAATAGAAAGATGGCTGTACTAAAATTAATACAGACTGAACCGTTATTGACTGATACTGATATTGCCACGATATATCATAGTCTTTTGAAAGAAAACATAGAGGATATTGCAGAACGTCAAAAACATAACAACATTCTTTCTCAGTTGAAGGATAGAGTAAACGAGAAGGAAAGTGAGCACAGCAAGTGTTGTATTTGCAACAAGGTAGTATCCCAGAAGGTAAAAAACTTCTGCTTATCAAATCAAAAATTCAAAGGGGAAATCTATTGTTACGACCATCAGAAGCATAGTATTAGCTAA